A single window of Salvia splendens isolate huo1 chromosome 8, SspV2, whole genome shotgun sequence DNA harbors:
- the LOC121745112 gene encoding uncharacterized protein LOC121745112, translated as MEVLEKHYGDKAPVVGSLTTLYKGASNLDIIHFHGEAFKKYVINSTHFESELCKLRLNIRGTQPTSSTSSESYEGVFTDGAASFIITDDLCVLPNGTGSIIETLSTIGVSVKDMDGMDIRNVTFGLNEIIALLKESLISSNPLTALIFPGRKMIRATEGRVLLHQIDPRPTLVIPENTMLKVMLQKSTNKFLFAQADCDFVNFLFVMLIISLGRVEWFLGSSTGLKSMDNLHRSVADNFNNMHLKDSDTIDLLIKPKHPNCYLFNGNRLCLMNFEHIGNQSYVHGPRMYMVRDDLTVAPLGVTLGLSVFNELKISLSDIKEIEVQVGLEEGLSILKAALTSTTALTDGLVNPFLNKQPQ; from the exons ATGGAAGTCCTTGAGAAGCACTACGGAGACAAGGCGCCTGTTGTTGGAAGCTTAACCACTCTCTACAAAGGtgcttcaaatcttgatatcATCCATTTCCATGGAGAGGCTTTTAAGAAGTACGTGATCAATTCAACGCATTTTGAGAGTGAATTGTGTAAACTGAGGCTCAACATCCGTGGTACTCAGCCCACAAGTTCCACTTCTTCGGAATCATATGAAGGAGTTTTCACTGATGGTGCAGCTTCTTTCATAATCACCGACGATCTCTGTGTGCTGCCTAATGGGACAGGTTCTATCATTGAAACTCTCAGCACTATCGGCGTTTCTGTGAAAGATATGGATGGCATGGATATAAGAAATGTGACATTTGGACTGAATGAG atTATTGCTTTGCTGAAGGAATCATTGATTTCCTCGAATCCACTCACTGCCCTCATTTTCCCTGGTAGAAAGATGATTAGAGCAACAGAGGGGCGTGTTTTGTTACATCAGATTGACCCGAGGCCGACTCTTGTGATCCCAGAAAATACGATGTTGAAAGTCATGCTTCAGAAATCTACAAACAAGTTTCTGTTTGCTCAGGCAGATTGTGATTTCgtaaattttctttttgtcaTGCTGATCATTTCCTTAGGAAGAGTTGAGTGGTTTTTGGGAAGTAGCACTGGTCTCAAGAGTATGGATAATTTGCATAGAAGTGTCgctgataattttaataatatgcaTCTGAAAGATTCAGACACCATAGACTTGCTAATCAAGCCTAAGCATCCTAATTGCTATTTGTTCAATGGAAACAGACTCTGTCTTATGAATTTCGAACACATTGGAAATCAATCTTATGTCCACGGACCGAGAATGTATATGGTACGTGATGACTTGACTGTTGCACCGTTGGGGGTAACCTTAGGTCTTTCTGTTTTCAACGAGTTGAAGATCTCTTTGTCTGATATAAAAGAAATAGAGGTGCAAGTTGGGTTGGAAGAG GGTTTAAGCATATTGAAAGCGGCTCTTACATCGACCACTGCTTTGACAGATGGCCTCGTCAACCCCTTCTTAAATAAACAACCTCAATAA